One window of Mesorhizobium loti R88b genomic DNA carries:
- a CDS encoding L-iditol 2-dehydrogenase has translation MVRLAGKSALITGSARGIGRAFAEAYVGEGAKVAIADINLEAAQKTAGEIGGNAYAVKLDVTDQASIDTAVKSVEAKTGGLDILINNAALFDLAPIVEISRASYEKLFSVNVAGTLFMLQAAARSMIARGKGGRIINVASQAGRRGEPLVAVYCATKAAVISLTQSAGLDLIKHRINVNGIAPGVVDSDMWDEVDSLFAKYENRPKGEKKRLVGEGVPYGRMGKPEDLAGMAVFLASADAEYIVAQTYNVDGGQWMS, from the coding sequence ATCGTGAGACTGGCCGGCAAATCGGCGTTGATCACGGGCTCCGCCCGTGGCATCGGCCGGGCCTTCGCCGAAGCCTATGTCGGCGAAGGCGCTAAGGTGGCGATTGCCGACATCAACCTCGAGGCCGCGCAAAAGACGGCTGGAGAGATCGGCGGCAACGCCTATGCCGTCAAACTCGATGTCACGGACCAAGCATCCATCGACACGGCGGTAAAGTCGGTGGAAGCCAAGACTGGCGGCCTCGACATATTGATCAACAACGCGGCTTTGTTCGACCTAGCGCCGATCGTCGAGATCTCTCGGGCGAGCTACGAAAAACTGTTCTCCGTCAATGTCGCCGGCACGCTGTTCATGCTGCAGGCGGCCGCCCGCTCGATGATCGCGCGGGGCAAGGGCGGCAGGATCATCAACGTAGCAAGCCAGGCCGGACGGCGTGGTGAGCCGCTGGTGGCTGTGTACTGCGCCACAAAGGCCGCGGTAATTTCGCTGACCCAGTCGGCGGGGCTCGACCTGATCAAGCACCGCATCAACGTCAACGGTATCGCACCCGGTGTCGTCGACAGCGATATGTGGGACGAGGTCGATTCGCTGTTCGCCAAGTACGAGAACCGGCCAAAGGGCGAGAAGAAGAGACTCGTTGGCGAGGGCGTGCCTTACGGCCGAATGGGCAAACCGGAGGACCTCGCCGGCATGGCTGTCTTCCTGGCCAGCGCTGACGCCGAATACATCGTCGCCCAGACCTACAATGTCGATGGCGGCCAGTGGATGAGTTGA
- a CDS encoding carbohydrate ABC transporter permease, producing MRLGLLIGKTVLAFAGFMAVFPLAWTALNSLKNNVDIITRVPRLVFTPTLANISYIVGRDSVMTGLYNSVIACGVAVLIGVVLGLPAAYSVARYPNRWAGDIQFFVLSLRFLPPVAVAIPLMVIWLQLGLYDTLAALIVTYSLLTISVIMWLAIPAFQAVPKEVEEAAFVDGYGAYSVFWRIALPVAARSLIGAVAFSFVLVWNEFLIALMLSSSNAKTLPIVASELSQQGMNVPWGILNASVVLLSLPPLLFLSVLSGFLNSVFRQNKT from the coding sequence ATGAGACTGGGCCTCCTCATCGGCAAGACCGTCCTGGCATTTGCCGGCTTCATGGCCGTGTTTCCGCTCGCCTGGACCGCGCTCAATTCGCTGAAGAACAATGTCGACATCATCACCCGCGTGCCGCGCCTGGTGTTCACGCCGACACTGGCCAACATCAGCTATATCGTCGGCCGCGACAGCGTCATGACCGGCCTTTACAACTCGGTCATCGCCTGCGGCGTCGCTGTGCTGATCGGCGTCGTGCTTGGCCTGCCTGCCGCCTACTCGGTGGCACGCTATCCCAACCGCTGGGCCGGCGACATCCAGTTCTTCGTGCTGTCGCTCCGCTTCCTGCCGCCGGTGGCGGTCGCCATTCCGCTGATGGTGATCTGGCTGCAGCTTGGCCTCTACGACACGCTGGCGGCGTTGATCGTCACCTATTCGCTGCTGACCATCTCGGTGATCATGTGGCTGGCCATTCCCGCCTTCCAGGCCGTGCCGAAGGAGGTCGAGGAAGCTGCCTTCGTGGATGGCTACGGCGCCTATTCGGTGTTCTGGCGGATCGCGCTTCCGGTGGCGGCACGCTCGCTGATCGGGGCGGTCGCCTTCAGCTTCGTGCTGGTCTGGAACGAGTTCCTGATCGCGCTGATGCTGTCCAGTTCCAATGCCAAGACCTTGCCGATCGTCGCCTCGGAACTCTCCCAGCAAGGCATGAACGTGCCGTGGGGCATCCTGAATGCTTCGGTCGTGCTGCTGTCGCTGCCGCCGCTGCTTTTCCTCAGTGTGCTCAGCGGCTTCCTGAATTCCGTTTTCCGGCAAAACAAGACTTGA
- a CDS encoding ABC transporter ATP-binding protein: MSAIICSHVDKAYGATTVIRDLNLSIEEHEFVVFLGPSGCGKSTLLRMLAGLEDISGGEVSIGGKVVNDLDPGDRGIAMVFQNYALYPHMTIFDNIAFGLKRQKVPKAEIQQRVEAVSKTLGLDPYLGRKPTELSGGQQQRVAIARAMIKTPKVFLFDEPLSNLDAKLRNHMRIEIARLHQSLNTTTVYVTHDQLEAMTLADRIVLLRDGRIEQIGSPAEIYERPANLFVAGFIGTPNMNFIDVTVSRVANGWTLTNPGTAFTIDGSRFKLQDGERAVLGIRPPDLRTATPGGSENLLAGTADLIEFHGNYALVTFALGGKEISALVPSRACPVIRSDVRYTFDESNMHLFDAKSGLSLLTR; this comes from the coding sequence ATGTCCGCGATCATTTGCTCCCATGTCGATAAGGCCTATGGCGCCACCACGGTAATCCGCGACCTCAACCTCTCCATAGAAGAGCACGAATTCGTCGTCTTCCTCGGACCCTCCGGCTGCGGCAAGTCGACCTTGCTGCGCATGCTGGCGGGGCTGGAGGACATCAGCGGCGGCGAGGTCTCGATCGGCGGCAAGGTGGTCAATGATCTCGACCCGGGCGACCGCGGCATCGCCATGGTGTTCCAGAACTACGCGCTCTATCCGCACATGACGATCTTCGACAACATCGCCTTTGGGCTGAAGCGGCAGAAGGTGCCGAAGGCCGAGATCCAGCAGCGTGTCGAGGCGGTCTCGAAGACGCTGGGTCTCGATCCCTATCTCGGCCGCAAGCCCACTGAGCTGTCCGGCGGCCAGCAGCAGCGCGTCGCAATCGCGCGGGCCATGATCAAGACACCGAAAGTCTTCCTGTTCGACGAGCCGCTGTCCAATCTCGATGCCAAGCTGCGCAACCACATGCGCATCGAGATCGCCCGGCTGCACCAGTCGCTGAACACCACCACCGTCTATGTCACCCATGACCAGCTCGAGGCGATGACGCTCGCTGACCGCATCGTCCTGCTGCGCGACGGCAGGATCGAGCAGATCGGCTCGCCGGCCGAAATCTACGAGCGGCCGGCCAATCTGTTCGTCGCCGGGTTCATTGGAACCCCGAACATGAACTTCATCGATGTCACGGTCAGCCGAGTCGCGAATGGCTGGACGCTGACCAATCCCGGAACCGCCTTTACCATCGATGGTTCGCGCTTCAAGCTTCAAGACGGTGAACGCGCGGTGCTTGGGATCAGGCCTCCGGACCTCAGGACAGCGACCCCTGGCGGCTCCGAAAATCTGCTGGCAGGCACGGCCGATCTCATCGAATTCCACGGTAACTATGCGCTGGTGACGTTCGCTCTTGGCGGCAAGGAGATCAGCGCGCTCGTTCCCAGCCGAGCCTGCCCCGTCATCCGCAGCGATGTCCGCTACACCTTTGACGAATCGAACATGCATCTGTTCGATGCCAAGTCCGGCCTGTCCTTGTTGACAAGGTAA
- a CDS encoding FGGY-family carbohydrate kinase: MTKQFVCAVDVGTGSARAGILDTSGTLLGRAERPIAMNQPKPDHAEHDSRDIWSAVCIAVRAAREKAGVAAQDIVGISFDATCSLVVRNRRGEQLSVSTTGDKRWDTIVWLDHRAIAEADECTASSHEVLNYIGGVMSPEMATPKLMWLKRNLRKTWNEAGYLFDLTDFLTWQATGSLARSQCTLTAKWTYLAHEESAWQRDFFEMVGLDDLFEHGNLPERASPVGADIGQLTPLAAAELGLSEKCRVGAGVIDAYAGALGVLGGFAGDEQDIGRHLALIAGTSSCVMAMSPDPQPFAGVWGPYYGAALPKLWLSEGGQSATGALLDHIIRWHGAGGEPDAAMHAKIAGRVAELRAIEGESLAARLHVLPDFHGNRSPLADPHAVGVVSGLTLDSSFDSLCKLYWRTAVGIALGVRHVLEALNENGYLIDTLHVTGGHTKNPLLMELYADATGCTVVEPLADEAVLLGTGMVAATAAGLFPDLNAACLAMQQGGKTRAANPAAGSRFDRDYRIFLEMHRQRQALDAIR, translated from the coding sequence TTGACGAAACAGTTTGTTTGCGCGGTCGATGTCGGCACCGGGAGCGCTCGCGCGGGCATTCTCGACACAAGTGGCACGTTGCTTGGCCGCGCCGAACGGCCGATCGCCATGAACCAGCCGAAGCCGGACCACGCCGAGCATGATTCGCGCGATATCTGGTCGGCGGTCTGCATCGCAGTACGTGCCGCCCGCGAAAAAGCCGGCGTTGCGGCCCAAGATATTGTCGGCATCTCGTTTGATGCCACCTGTTCGCTGGTGGTGCGCAACCGGCGAGGCGAACAACTCAGCGTTTCGACCACTGGCGACAAGCGCTGGGACACCATCGTCTGGCTCGACCACCGCGCCATTGCAGAGGCCGACGAATGCACGGCGAGCAGCCACGAGGTGCTCAATTATATCGGCGGCGTCATGTCACCGGAAATGGCGACGCCGAAGCTGATGTGGCTCAAGCGCAATCTGCGCAAGACGTGGAATGAAGCCGGCTACCTATTCGACCTGACTGACTTCCTGACCTGGCAGGCGACGGGCTCGCTGGCCCGTTCACAATGCACGCTAACCGCCAAATGGACCTATCTGGCGCATGAGGAAAGCGCCTGGCAGCGCGATTTCTTCGAAATGGTCGGCCTCGACGATCTCTTTGAGCACGGCAACCTGCCTGAAAGGGCAAGCCCGGTTGGCGCCGATATCGGCCAGTTGACACCGCTGGCGGCGGCGGAGCTTGGCCTGAGCGAAAAATGCCGGGTCGGCGCAGGCGTCATCGATGCCTATGCCGGCGCACTTGGCGTGCTTGGCGGCTTTGCAGGCGACGAACAGGATATCGGCCGGCACCTGGCGCTGATCGCCGGCACGTCGAGCTGTGTCATGGCGATGTCGCCCGACCCGCAGCCTTTCGCCGGCGTCTGGGGACCCTACTACGGCGCGGCGCTGCCGAAGCTGTGGCTGTCGGAAGGCGGCCAGTCGGCCACCGGGGCGCTTCTCGACCACATCATCCGCTGGCACGGTGCCGGCGGCGAGCCGGATGCGGCCATGCATGCCAAGATCGCCGGGCGTGTCGCCGAACTGCGCGCCATCGAGGGCGAGAGCCTCGCCGCACGCTTGCATGTGCTGCCGGATTTCCACGGCAACCGGTCGCCGCTCGCCGATCCGCATGCCGTCGGCGTGGTCAGCGGGCTGACGCTGGATTCCTCCTTCGACAGCCTGTGCAAGCTCTATTGGCGCACAGCCGTCGGCATCGCGCTCGGTGTGCGTCATGTGCTGGAGGCGCTGAACGAGAATGGTTACCTGATCGACACGCTGCACGTCACCGGCGGCCACACCAAGAACCCGCTGCTGATGGAGCTCTATGCCGACGCCACCGGCTGCACGGTGGTCGAGCCCTTGGCCGACGAAGCGGTGCTGCTCGGCACCGGCATGGTGGCCGCTACCGCCGCAGGGCTCTTCCCCGACCTCAACGCCGCCTGCCTTGCCATGCAGCAAGGCGGCAAGACGCGCGCCGCCAATCCGGCCGCCGGCTCCCGCTTTGACCGCGATTACCGGATTTTCCTGGAGATGCACCGGCAACGGCAAGCGCTTGACGCGATCCGGTAG
- a CDS encoding mannitol dehydrogenase family protein, whose product MTVKLSSSNLSKLPANVAGPKYDRSKLKAGIVHFGVGNFHRSHQAVYLDDLFNSGVGHDWALVGAGVFEGEKIGRGKLEEQDWLTTVVEQDDGHMSARVTGAMIDFLMPGDAAGIIERLADPAIRIVSLTITEGGYFIDPASGVFNPTHPDIVADARPGATPKTVFGIILAGLVRRRDEGTVPFTVMSCDNIPHNGHVTSDGVIGLARLIDEDLANWVSDNVAFPNGMVDRITPATTDRERGILAKDFGVEDAWPVFCEPFRQWVLEDRFTDGRPPLEKVGVQFVKDVAPYELMKIRILNGGHATIAYPAGLMDIHFVHEAMQEPLVRGFLDKLEHDEIIPTVPPVPDTVLEDYYQLIEKRFSNPKIGDTIRRLCLDGSNRQPKFIIPTIADRLKAGKGVAGLALESALWCRYCFGTSDSGAVIEPNDPSWDRLQATAKAAKDTPAAWLAMEDIYGDVGRATAFVEAFGHALNVLWANGARATLTRYIAGKL is encoded by the coding sequence ATGACCGTGAAACTCTCGTCTTCCAATCTCTCGAAGCTGCCCGCCAATGTCGCCGGTCCAAAATACGACCGCTCGAAGCTCAAGGCCGGCATCGTGCATTTCGGTGTCGGCAATTTCCATCGCTCGCATCAGGCCGTCTATCTCGACGATCTGTTCAATTCGGGTGTCGGCCATGACTGGGCACTGGTCGGTGCCGGCGTCTTCGAAGGCGAGAAAATCGGCCGCGGCAAGCTCGAAGAGCAGGACTGGCTGACCACGGTCGTCGAGCAGGATGACGGCCATATGAGCGCCCGCGTCACCGGCGCGATGATCGACTTCCTGATGCCGGGCGATGCGGCTGGTATCATCGAGCGGCTGGCCGATCCGGCGATCAGGATCGTGTCGCTGACCATCACCGAAGGGGGTTATTTCATCGATCCGGCCTCTGGCGTGTTCAACCCGACCCATCCCGATATCGTCGCCGACGCACGACCGGGCGCCACGCCGAAGACGGTGTTCGGCATCATCCTGGCCGGGCTGGTGCGCCGGCGCGACGAGGGCACCGTGCCGTTCACCGTCATGTCCTGCGACAACATCCCCCACAATGGCCATGTCACGTCGGACGGGGTCATCGGGCTGGCCCGCCTGATCGACGAGGATCTGGCCAACTGGGTCAGCGACAATGTCGCCTTTCCCAACGGCATGGTCGATCGAATCACGCCGGCCACCACCGACCGCGAACGTGGCATCCTGGCCAAGGATTTTGGTGTCGAGGACGCCTGGCCGGTGTTCTGCGAGCCGTTCCGGCAATGGGTGCTGGAAGACCGTTTCACCGACGGTCGCCCGCCGCTGGAAAAGGTCGGCGTCCAGTTCGTCAAGGACGTCGCGCCCTACGAGTTGATGAAGATCCGCATCCTCAATGGCGGCCACGCCACCATCGCCTATCCGGCCGGGCTGATGGACATCCATTTCGTCCATGAGGCGATGCAGGAGCCGCTGGTGCGCGGCTTTCTCGACAAGCTCGAGCACGACGAGATCATTCCGACCGTGCCGCCGGTGCCGGACACGGTGCTGGAGGATTATTACCAGCTCATCGAGAAGCGCTTCTCCAATCCCAAGATCGGCGACACTATCCGCCGGCTCTGTCTCGACGGCTCCAACCGCCAGCCGAAATTCATCATCCCGACCATCGCCGACCGTCTGAAGGCGGGAAAAGGCGTCGCCGGGCTGGCGCTGGAATCCGCGCTCTGGTGCCGCTACTGCTTCGGCACATCAGACAGCGGCGCCGTCATCGAACCCAACGACCCGAGCTGGGACCGGCTGCAGGCCACTGCAAAGGCGGCAAAGGACACGCCCGCCGCCTGGCTGGCGATGGAAGACATCTATGGCGATGTCGGCCGCGCCACGGCCTTCGTCGAGGCCTTCGGCCATGCGCTCAACGTGCTGTGGGCCAATGGCGCCCGCGCCACGCTGACGCGCTACATCGCCGGCAAGCTCTGA
- a CDS encoding carbohydrate ABC transporter permease, with protein MATQQTRSLARFMMAPSVVLLLVWMVVPLALTLWFSFQQYNPLNPIRDGFVGFSNYALFYSNPAFLQSILNTLTLVVSVLLITVIGGILLALLIDQPMWGQGIVRILVISPFFVMPPVAALVWKNMIMHPQYGVFADIARFFGAQPIDWFGQHPMMAIIIIVAWQWLPFATLILLTALQSLDGEQKEAAEMDGAGFVSRFIYLTLPHMSRAITVVILIQTIFLLSVYAEILVTTNGGPGYASTNLPFLVYQKALLEFKIGQASAGGIIAVILANIVAFFAMRAVGKNLDK; from the coding sequence ATGGCTACTCAACAGACCCGTTCGCTTGCCCGTTTCATGATGGCGCCATCCGTGGTGCTGCTGCTGGTCTGGATGGTTGTTCCGCTCGCACTGACCCTGTGGTTCTCCTTCCAGCAGTACAATCCGCTCAATCCGATCCGCGACGGCTTTGTTGGCTTCTCCAACTACGCGCTGTTCTATTCCAACCCGGCCTTCCTGCAGTCGATCCTCAACACGCTCACGCTGGTGGTCAGCGTGCTGTTGATCACGGTGATCGGCGGTATCCTGCTGGCGTTGTTGATCGACCAGCCGATGTGGGGACAGGGGATCGTTCGCATCCTCGTCATCTCGCCGTTCTTCGTCATGCCGCCGGTGGCCGCACTGGTGTGGAAGAACATGATCATGCACCCGCAATATGGGGTCTTCGCCGATATAGCGCGCTTCTTCGGGGCCCAGCCGATCGACTGGTTCGGGCAGCATCCGATGATGGCCATTATCATCATCGTCGCCTGGCAATGGTTGCCCTTCGCGACGCTGATCCTGCTGACCGCGCTGCAGTCGCTCGACGGAGAACAGAAGGAAGCCGCCGAAATGGACGGCGCCGGCTTCGTGAGCCGCTTCATCTATCTGACGCTGCCGCACATGTCGCGCGCCATCACCGTCGTCATCCTGATCCAGACGATCTTCCTGCTCTCCGTCTATGCCGAGATCCTCGTCACCACCAATGGCGGCCCCGGCTACGCTTCCACCAACCTGCCCTTCCTTGTCTACCAGAAGGCCTTGCTGGAGTTCAAAATCGGCCAGGCATCCGCCGGCGGCATCATCGCTGTCATTCTCGCCAACATCGTTGCCTTCTTCGCCATGCGCGCCGTCGGCAAGAACCTGGACAAGTAA
- a CDS encoding carbohydrate ABC transporter permease: MARSVTTQHKTIATIAAWIVALLIFFPILYTIITSFKSEQEAIQGFSLIPSGTFESYTEVQAQSGYFKFFLNSVILSVGSTILALLVAIPAAWSMAFSPTKRTKDILMWMLSTKMMPAVAVLFPIYLIFRNLGLLDSRIGLMVMLMLINLPIVVWMLYTYFREIPGEILEAARMDGASLWNEIIYVLTPMAVPGIASTMLLNIILAWNEAFWTIRLTTTEAAPLTAFISSFSSPQGLFWAKLSAASTLAIAPILIMGWFSQKQLVRGLTFGAVK, encoded by the coding sequence ATGGCACGCTCTGTCACCACCCAGCACAAGACAATCGCGACAATTGCGGCGTGGATCGTCGCCCTGCTGATCTTCTTTCCGATCCTCTATACGATCATCACCTCGTTCAAGTCGGAGCAGGAGGCGATCCAGGGCTTCAGCCTGATCCCGTCGGGAACATTCGAAAGCTATACCGAGGTTCAGGCGCAAAGCGGCTACTTCAAGTTCTTCCTGAACTCGGTGATCCTGTCGGTCGGTTCGACCATCCTCGCCTTGCTCGTCGCCATTCCGGCAGCATGGTCGATGGCCTTCTCGCCGACCAAGCGGACCAAGGACATTTTGATGTGGATGCTGTCCACCAAGATGATGCCCGCCGTCGCCGTGCTGTTCCCGATCTACCTGATCTTCCGCAACCTCGGACTGCTGGACAGCCGCATCGGCCTGATGGTCATGCTGATGCTGATCAACCTGCCGATCGTGGTGTGGATGCTCTACACCTACTTCCGCGAAATCCCAGGCGAGATCCTGGAAGCGGCGCGCATGGACGGGGCTTCATTGTGGAATGAGATCATCTATGTGCTCACACCCATGGCGGTGCCGGGCATCGCCTCGACTATGTTGCTCAACATTATCCTGGCCTGGAACGAAGCGTTCTGGACGATCCGGCTGACCACGACGGAAGCAGCGCCGCTCACCGCCTTCATCAGTTCTTTCTCAAGCCCGCAAGGCCTGTTCTGGGCCAAGCTTTCGGCGGCCTCGACGCTAGCGATCGCGCCGATCCTGATCATGGGCTGGTTCAGCCAGAAGCAGCTGGTGCGCGGCCTGACATTTGGTGCCGTCAAGTAA
- a CDS encoding ABC transporter ATP-binding protein, translated as MGNITLKNVSKSFGSTSIIPGLDLVIENGEFVVFVGPSGCGKSTLLRLIAGLEDTSGGTINIDGRDVTGEAPAKRKLAMVFQSYALYPHMTVAKNIGFPLKMAGEDKATIDKKVGDAARVLNLTNYLERRPGQLSGGQRQRVAIGRAIVRQPTAFLFDEPLSNLDAALRGTMRLEISELHHQLKTTMIYVTHDQVEAMTMADKIVVLNAGNIEQVGSPMELYKTPKNLFVAGFIGSPKMNLIEGAPAAKYNAKTIGIRPEHMEISTTAGEWKAIVGVAEHLGSDTFLHVQADGVGPLTVRADGELAVHHGDTIYLTPDKAKMHRFGPDGKALAS; from the coding sequence ATGGGAAACATCACGCTCAAGAACGTCTCCAAGTCCTTCGGATCGACGTCCATCATCCCCGGCCTCGATCTGGTGATCGAGAATGGCGAGTTCGTCGTCTTCGTCGGCCCGTCGGGTTGCGGCAAGTCCACGCTGCTGCGGCTGATCGCCGGGCTGGAGGACACCAGCGGCGGCACCATCAACATCGACGGGCGTGACGTCACCGGCGAAGCACCGGCCAAGCGCAAGCTCGCCATGGTGTTCCAGTCCTATGCGCTCTATCCGCACATGACGGTGGCCAAGAACATCGGCTTCCCGCTGAAGATGGCCGGCGAAGACAAGGCGACCATCGACAAGAAAGTGGGAGACGCGGCACGCGTGCTCAACCTCACCAATTATCTCGAACGCCGGCCCGGCCAGCTTTCCGGCGGCCAGCGCCAGCGCGTCGCCATCGGCCGCGCCATCGTGCGCCAGCCGACCGCCTTCCTGTTCGACGAACCGCTGTCCAACCTCGACGCCGCACTGCGCGGCACCATGCGGCTGGAAATCAGCGAGCTGCACCACCAGCTCAAGACGACCATGATCTACGTCACCCACGACCAGGTCGAAGCCATGACCATGGCCGACAAGATCGTCGTGCTCAATGCCGGCAACATCGAGCAGGTCGGCTCGCCGATGGAACTCTACAAGACGCCGAAGAACCTATTCGTCGCCGGCTTCATCGGCTCGCCGAAAATGAACCTCATCGAAGGCGCCCCCGCCGCCAAATACAATGCCAAAACCATCGGCATTCGTCCCGAGCATATGGAAATCTCGACCACGGCAGGCGAATGGAAAGCCATCGTCGGCGTTGCCGAACATCTTGGCTCCGACACCTTCTTGCACGTTCAAGCTGATGGCGTCGGTCCGCTGACGGTGCGCGCCGACGGCGAACTCGCAGTTCACCACGGCGACACCATTTATCTGACGCCCGACAAGGCCAAAATGCACCGCTTCGGACCTGACGGAAAGGCGCTGGCATCGTGA
- a CDS encoding NAD(P)-dependent alcohol dehydrogenase has protein sequence MRALVLEKKGELSLREIALPLDVGPDDVKIAIHTVGVCGSDVHYYTHGAIGSYVVRAPMVLGHEAAGTVVEIGANVETFKVGDRVCMEPGVPNLSSRATKLGIYNVDPDVTFWATPPVHGVLAPYAVHPAAFTYKLPHNVSFAEGAMVEPFAIGMQAASRARIVPGDVAVVVGCGPIGIMIALAALAGGCSKVLISDFSAPKLKIAAQYAGIVPVNIGEQSLVDAVAAATDNWGADIVFEASGSPKAFANLFDVVRPGGAVVLVGLPVEPVVLNVPAAISKEVRIETVFRYANIFDRALQLIASGKVDLKPLITGTYDFSDSIKAFERAAEGKPEDVKLQILLTGEKG, from the coding sequence ATGCGGGCTTTGGTGCTTGAGAAAAAAGGCGAACTGTCGCTGCGCGAGATCGCGTTGCCGCTCGATGTCGGGCCAGACGACGTCAAGATCGCCATCCACACGGTCGGCGTCTGCGGCAGCGACGTGCACTATTACACCCATGGCGCCATCGGCAGCTATGTCGTGCGCGCGCCGATGGTGCTCGGCCATGAAGCCGCTGGAACGGTGGTCGAGATCGGCGCCAATGTCGAGACGTTCAAGGTCGGCGACCGCGTCTGCATGGAGCCGGGCGTGCCGAACCTGTCGTCGCGCGCGACCAAGCTCGGCATCTACAATGTCGACCCTGACGTTACCTTCTGGGCAACGCCGCCGGTGCATGGCGTGCTCGCGCCCTACGCCGTGCACCCGGCTGCCTTCACCTACAAATTGCCGCACAATGTCTCCTTTGCCGAAGGCGCGATGGTCGAGCCCTTTGCCATCGGCATGCAGGCCGCAAGCCGTGCCCGGATCGTTCCGGGCGATGTCGCCGTCGTCGTCGGCTGCGGTCCGATCGGCATCATGATCGCGCTTGCCGCACTTGCCGGCGGCTGCTCGAAAGTGCTGATCTCCGATTTCTCCGCGCCCAAGCTGAAGATCGCCGCGCAGTATGCCGGTATCGTTCCGGTCAATATCGGCGAGCAATCGCTGGTCGATGCCGTAGCCGCCGCGACCGACAATTGGGGGGCCGACATCGTCTTCGAGGCCAGCGGCAGCCCGAAGGCCTTCGCCAACCTGTTCGATGTCGTGCGGCCGGGCGGCGCGGTGGTGCTGGTCGGTTTGCCGGTCGAGCCGGTGGTCCTCAACGTGCCGGCGGCAATCTCGAAGGAAGTGCGCATCGAGACGGTGTTCCGCTACGCCAACATTTTCGACCGCGCCTTGCAGCTGATCGCTTCCGGCAAGGTCGACCTCAAGCCGCTGATCACCGGCACCTATGATTTCTCCGACAGCATCAAGGCATTCGAACGGGCCGCCGAAGGCAAGCCGGAGGACGTCAAGCTGCAGATCCTGCTGACCGGCGAGAAGGGCTGA
- a CDS encoding HAD family hydrolase codes for MTPELVIFDCDGVLVDSEALSVSALLGMIELAGGSVSEDAAYEHFLGKSMKSVREILGRDFGLEITDQHLTAMRVDLMRKFREELKPIPGVKEMLPGLGLPFCVASSGTLERIRYALDVTGLLRLMEPHLFSAAMVAKGKPAPDLFLHAAASMRVHPSKCLVIEDSPAGVAAARAAGMRVFAFTGGAHAGNPALKARLASNEPDFIFADMLQLPDLIAGLGARVRAS; via the coding sequence ATGACGCCTGAACTGGTCATCTTCGACTGCGATGGCGTGCTGGTCGACAGCGAGGCGCTCTCCGTCTCGGCGCTGCTCGGCATGATCGAGCTTGCCGGCGGCAGCGTCAGCGAGGACGCCGCCTACGAGCATTTCCTCGGCAAGAGCATGAAGAGCGTGCGCGAGATCCTCGGCCGCGATTTCGGCCTGGAGATCACCGATCAGCACCTGACCGCGATGCGCGTCGACCTCATGCGAAAGTTCCGTGAGGAGCTGAAGCCGATCCCCGGCGTCAAGGAGATGTTGCCTGGGCTTGGCCTGCCGTTCTGCGTCGCCTCCTCCGGCACGCTGGAACGCATCCGTTATGCGCTCGACGTCACCGGCCTGCTCCGGCTGATGGAGCCGCATCTGTTCAGCGCCGCCATGGTCGCCAAGGGAAAGCCGGCGCCCGACCTCTTCCTGCATGCCGCCGCCAGCATGCGGGTCCATCCCAGCAAATGCCTCGTCATCGAGGACAGTCCGGCCGGCGTCGCGGCCGCGCGCGCGGCCGGTATGCGCGTCTTTGCCTTCACCGGCGGCGCACATGCCGGCAACCCCGCCTTGAAAGCGCGGCTTGCGTCGAACGAACCTGACTTTATATTCGCTGACATGCTGCAATTGCCCGATCTGATTGCAGGCCTGGGAGCGAGAGTTAGAGCATCTTGA